The following are from one region of the Salvia hispanica cultivar TCC Black 2014 chromosome 1, UniMelb_Shisp_WGS_1.0, whole genome shotgun sequence genome:
- the LOC125200408 gene encoding dirigent protein 21-like, with protein MKNLPIALTLIISTLLSIAAAAPWAQTLTKGNKNITKLHFYVHNLDGGPKLPNNTVFLVANASITATSPTRFGHVDVFDDLVTAAPDIRSEQVARVQGTAAYAGLQSFAIALNAHFYITSGEFNRSTLGVAAHITVMDRSREVPVIGGTGAFRLARGYCLSSIYSSDFATGYSILEYTIYVVTHSHEIVWTGA; from the coding sequence ATGAAGAATCTACCAATAGCTCTTACGTTGATAATCTCCACCCTCCTTtccatcgccgccgccgccccgTGGGCCCAAACCCTCACCAAAGGCAACAAAAACATCACAAAGCTCCATTTCTACGTCCACAACCTCGACGGCGGCCCCAAGCTCCCCAACAACACCGTCTTCCTCGTCGCAAACGCCTCCATCACCGCCACCTCCCCCACCAGGTTCGGCCACGTCGATGTCTTCGACGACCTCGTCACGGCCGCGCCAGACATCCGCTCCGAGCAAGTCGCCCGGGTGCAGGGCACGGCCGCCTACGCGGGCCTCCAATCCTTCGCAATTGCGTTGAACGCCCACTTCTATATAACGTCGGGGGAGTTCAATAGGAGCACGCTGGGCGTGGCCGCCCACATCACGGTCATGGACCGGTCGAGGGAGGTGCCGGTCATCGGAGGCACCGGCGCCTTCCGGCTCGCCCGTGGATATTGCCTTAGTAGTATTTATTCGTCTGATTTTGCGACGGGTTATTCTATTCTCGAGTATACCATTTATGTTGTCACTCACTCTCATGAGATAGTGTGGACGGGCGCTTGA